A genomic region of Prionailurus bengalensis isolate Pbe53 chromosome D1, Fcat_Pben_1.1_paternal_pri, whole genome shotgun sequence contains the following coding sequences:
- the LOC122482601 gene encoding olfactory receptor 52H1-like, producing MATLNLTSFNPGSFILVGIPGLEQFHIWIGIPFFTIYLVALAGNGILLYLITVDHSLHEPMFFFLSMLASADLVLCTTCVPKTLGIFWLKAQKITFPGCLTQLFFLHFSFFLDSAILLGMAFDRYMAICCPLRYTSVLTPRTIVKIMVGIVGRSFGVILPVVFLVKRLPFCKSRIIPHTYCEHIGVARLACADISINIWYGFAVPVMTIISDLVLIGISYALILHAVFHLPSRDARQKALSTCGSHVCVILIFYTPAIFSVLTHRFGHNISRTFHIIFANLYVAIPPALNPIIYGVKTKQIRDKVILLLFPKGMK from the coding sequence ATGGCCACATTGAATCTGACAAGTTTCAATCCAGGCTCTTTCATTTTGGTGGGGATCCCAGGGCTGGAGCAATTCCACATCTGGATTGGGATTCCTTTCTTCACTATCTATCTGGTGGCCCTTGCTGGTAATGGCATCCTTCTTTACCTCATCACTGTGGACCACAGCCTCCACGAACCcatgttcttctttctctccatgttGGCCTCTGCAGACCTCGTATTATGCACCACGTGTGTCCCCAAAACACTTGGTATATTCTGGTTGAAAGCTCAGAAAATCACTTTTCCTGGTTGCCTTACCCAGTTGTTCTTTCTTCACTTCAGCTTTTTTCTGGACTCCGCCATTTTGTTGGGCATGGCATTTGACCGTTACATGGCCATTTGCTGCCCTTTGAGATACACAAGTGTTTTGACACCAAGGACAATTGTCAAGATCATGGTGGGCATTGTGGGTCGGAGCTTTGGTGTCATTTTGCCTGTTGTTTTCCTGGTGAAGCGTTTGCCCTTCTGCAAGTCACGTATCATCCCTCACACATACTGTGAACATATAGGGGTTGCCCGACTTGCCTGTGCTGACATCTCCATCAACATCTGGTATGGTTTTGCTGTGCCTGTGATGACTATTATCTCAGACCTGGTCCTCATTGGTATTTCCTATGCTCTCAtccttcatgctgttttccatctTCCATCCAGAGATGCCCGCCAGAAAGCCCTCAGCACCTGCGGTTCCCATGTCTGTGTCATTCTCATATTCTACACACCAGCCATATTCTCTGTCCTCACTCATCGCTTCGGACACAATATCTCTCGCACCTTTCACATCATATTTGCCAACCTCTATGTGGCAATCCCTCCTGCACTCAATCCCATCATTTATGGTGTAAAAACCAAGCAGATCAGGGACAAGGTCATCCTCCTACTCTTTCCTAAAGGGATGAAGTAA